The Ipomoea triloba cultivar NCNSP0323 chromosome 4, ASM357664v1 DNA segment TGCTTTCTTCTATCCATGCTCATTtgctaattaaatatttatctaGTTTGACTCCAGTCATATGAAaacataatattaggaattggAAACAATTTTTTAAGGCAACTGATATGATGATTGTGTTTAACAGAtagttatataatatattaatataatgattAATTTTCATATCTAGATCTTGATTTGGACTTTCATGTCGAAGGAAACTATTAGCACCTCCCACACCTTTGAGATAAAAGTTGTCGGACCGGGGCGTGGGGCTCTTGGAGTTGGGGATTTAACCTTTTGAGAGAAGAAGAGATAAAAGTTGTCCATGGCTCGTCAGCGGTGACAAAATCACTAAACACTAAACCTACTAATTGTGAAAGAAAGAATTAAAagtatttacaaattttaattcaacttaATATCCAATGTAGTTTTTGACGGTagcgaattttttttatttagttttaaacGACTTTTGTACTTATATTTGACTTTGATAGTTTTTTCAATTGCGTTGTTTGTTCAAATAACTTTGTAATTTCATCTCTAttaatacttaatttagtcTTCAATTATAGTAGTTTTACCCAAGTTAGTCTTCGACTATTGTGATTTTATTCAAATTAGTTATTGACTATACtgattttctcaatttagtcctgACTTCTAACATCGAAGGActaattgggtaaaaccatcaaagttaagaacctaattaagtacaaaaaattatttaaaaataaataaataaaatcactatagtcaaaGACTAAATTGAATGTTGAAACCGATACCGAACTTGTGTTTTACGCGTAATCTTCTGACTCTTTTAATTCTTCTTTTGGACTTATTATTGATGATGTAAAAGAAACTGCATCCCAGATTCATGATGTAGTTTTTCGGTTTGCtaggcgatctgcgaatcgtgctgCCGATATTTTAGTTCGGGAAGCCGTTTCTGAGTCAAGTTGCGGGGAGTGACTGTACTCTCTTCCTCTGTTTCTTGCGAACATTCTGGTTTCTGatttaatgtattaagtttttattctaaaaaataaaaataaaaattcaaacctACATTTTACTGGCCCCCCGAGATGGCCATGTCCCCCATGGATTGACGTTAGGCCCAAATGGATGAGCTCTAGTCAACTAGAAATCTTGGCccaagagtttttttttttttttttaaataatttttttaatttctttttaaaacacCCCGAGAGTTGAGTCACAAAGAGTAAATGAGTTAAACGGGAGGGAAGCGTGACCAAATGATAAATGGGCAGTAGGCTTGGAAAAGGGAGAGGGGACTAAAGACACTTTACATAGAAGGTGGCGAGGGAAGAAACTTGAGTGAAAGAAGACAGTCCAATTGAGATCTTGCAAGGGTGGCAAAGATTTTGGGGTGCTTGAAAAATAGTTGTTAACACCATAAAAtgattttgtaaaaaaaaattgacggGTAAAGCTCTTTTGAATAgttaactttttgaatttttgcgTTTTGAAGTAATGAGCTATTACAAAAAAAGCTGGTTTTTTAGGGGAGGGGGGGAACACCAGGACCATGCTAGTGCCTAGGTCTCAAACCAGTAAAGAAACATCCCTCTTGTCAAACTCAAGGCTCTTGAGGATAAAACTCAGAGGACCGTCAAATTCAATCCAATCGCAGCTCTTTTTGATAGCTACCTTACCCAGTTCATCAACAACAAAATTATACTCATGCGGGATATGAGTGATCTTCACTTTCCAGTCTTTACGAACCCAATCCCTACACGCACGAATGATGTCCCTCGTAGGTTCGAGAAGGGTGACCTCACCATTGATCCATTCAATCACTTCTTTGGCattgttggaggaagaagaagatagtGAAGGGCATTAGGTCCATTCATTATACTTTGTTATAACCGCCCCTAGCATTGTGTATATAAGCCACTATAGCATACCATTTCTTCATACTTCTTAATTTAGGCTCTGTAACAAATATCTTTCTTTCCCTTCAATAATatccattctctgttttcttctTTATCTCACTGTGCACACAGTGCATATTccatcatggtatcagagctcgccGATGAGGGAGCTATGCCGCTGCAGCTTCCGGCACCGGCGAGTCGACGCCTGGAGATCGCCCACCGTCTGCCGGCTGTTGAAGAGAAGCCAATCGAGGATGTGTTATCTTTTCCGATTCAGTTATCTGATCAGATTAAGGATGCTGTCAAGGAAGATGACTCCTTCAGATTGGAGTGCTCCGACGGCGAAGAAGATCACCAAAACCTAATCGGCGACGGCGAATGGCGGAACGTCGCGAGATCGCCTGACCGCTTCTCCTTCAAGATCGACGGCAGTAAAAACTGCTTCATTGACCATGCGTGGTTCAAATTCAGTTGCAGGAAGAGACAACAGCATTTAGAGCTTTTCAAGCAGTGGAATCATACATTCGTAAATGAAACAAGCTTTGCTGCTATCAAtaatattgttgtttttaatcGGTTTTTGGACTGCTCCGAGATCGACAAATAGATCTACTCCTCCATCGATGTCTCCGCCGTATCTTTCTCGCTCCGATCATCTCTATACCTGCATATCTCTCTATGTCTAGTCATGGCGCTTTTTTGAGCTGTAATTTCTGGTATGATATTCAAGTCCAGCACGGTTGTCGGAGCGCAATCTATGTCGTTATGGTGGCAAAGTGTCGATCCGACTCCAAAAGATCCGATCCTCGGCATCACTCAAGCTTTCCTCGTAGATCTTAGCCCCAACAAAGTCAATGTCGGAGTTGGAGCTTACCGTGACGATAATGGAAAGCCGGTAGTGCTCGAGTGTGTCCGGGAAGCAGAACGGAGAATCGCTGGTGGTTTTAACATGGAATATCTTCAAATTGGAGGAAGCGTTAACATGATTGAGGAATCTCTGAATATGGACTATAAGGAAAATTATGATTTGATAAAAGACAAGCATATTGGAGCCATTCAATCTCTATCTAGGATGGATGCATGCCGAAATTTTACAAACTTCCAAAAGCATTTTTGTCCTGATTCACAAATTTTAATTCATGTCCCCACTTGGTCAAATCATCATAGCATTTGGAGAGGTGCTCATAATCCTACTGGAGTAGACCCTACAGAGGAACAATGGAAGGAGATCTCTCACCAGCTTAAGGTCAAGGGACATTTTGCCTTCTTTGATACGGCATATCAAGGATTTGCCAGTGGAAACACAAAGAAGGATGCCAGAGCTATCCAGATATTCATTGAGGATGGTCATCAAGTTGGATGTTCCCAGTCATATGCCAAAAATATGGGACTGTATGGCCAGAGAGTTGGGTGTCTGAGTATGGTCAGACAAGAATTTTTTGGTGTCTTGCAGTATGTTGATTCACAGTCAACTCCATCTACTATGAATTAATTCCTGCTCGTTAATCCTTTCCTTAACAATTTTCAAGCTTAGTTCATGGAGCAGATCCATGAAGAGTATGAACACAGTGCTCATTAatcctccctttttttttcaaagcagTAGTTGGACATTAATAGAACGTGGAGCAGATTCACGAAGATGAATAGAAGTACATGGAGCAGATCCATGAAGACAAACTGAAATCCTTGGAACATATCCATGAAAATGAGTTATAGTAGATGGAATAGATCCATGCAGATGAGATCAGCACTCATTTCAGATGCTAGAAGCAGAGCCCATCTCCATAAGATGTTCAAGTTTATAGGAAAAAGCATTTTGTCTCTCTCACTTTCATTCTAAGCTGAGCATGCAAAGACTTGCATGCTCCAGCTtaccgggggggggggggggttggggNGTGGAAACACAAAGAAGGATGCCAGAGCTATCCAGATATTCATTGAGGATGGTCATCAAGTTGGATGTTCCCAGTCATATGCCAAAAATATGGGACTGTATGGCCAGAGAGTTGGGTGTCTGAGTATGGTCAGACAAGAATTTTTTGGTGTCTTGCAGTATGTTGATTCACAGTCAACTCCATCTACTATGAATTAATTCCTGCTCGTTAATCCTTTCCTTAACAATTTTCAAGCTTAGTTCATGGAGCAGATCCATGAAGAGTATGAACACAGTGCTCATTAatcctccctttttttttcaaagcagTAGTTGGACATTAATAGAACGTGGAGCAGATTCACGAAGATGAATAGAAGTACATGGAGCAGATCCATGAAGACAAACTGAAATCCTTGGAACATATCCATGAAAATGAGTTATAGTAGATGGAATAGATCCATGCAGATGAGATCAGCACTCATTTCAGATGCTAGAAGCAGAGCCCATCTCCATAAGATGTTCAAGTTTATAGGAAAAAGCATTTTGTCTCTCTCACTTTCATTCTAAGCTGAGCATGCAAAGACTTGCATGCTCCAGCTTaccggggggggggggtgttggaggaagaagaaaatagtGAAGGGCATTAGGTCCATTCATTATACTTTGTTATAACCGCCCCTAGCATTGTGTATATAAGCCACTGTAGCATACCATTTCTTCATACTTCTTAATTCAGACTCTGTAACAAATATCTTTCTTTCCCTTCAATAATATCCATTCTCTGTTTTCCTCTTTATCTCACTGTGCACACAGTGCACATTCCATCAGGCATCGCTCCTAATCCTCCAAAGTTTTGTGATTTTCTTATCCCAAACCCATTGAAAGGCTTTATAAATGGTCTAAGCTTCCATCCcctacaaaaagctaattaatcaaacactttaaccaagtcaaacattTAATAGTGGTCAATGCACCGTACCATATCTTCTCTACGCTAAATGCGTTACCAAACATGATCTTTCTCTAGTTTCATTGgtatattttaaaatcttaccattacaatataataaaggAAGGTTTTGAAAGGTTAAAAATGCAAGAAATAGAGATCAGGAGAGCCTTTGCTAGCTCCACGAGACTGGGAATTCAGATTGATCCAGCATGCGCGCATCTGGAGTGGCGTGTGACGTCGCGCCAGTGTCGGGGTACCAAGCCTCAGGCGTCGTCGGTGCAACACTGTCATCGGAGTATGCTACGTGCGCATGAGCCTCCGACCGGTCAGAGTACCGCTTGTAGCAGTACACGGCGGTATACCCGTGAGACCTGTAGATCTGGCAGCGTGGTGTACCGCCGCGTCCCCTGCCCTGTGCGCCGCCGCCCCTGCCACGGCCTTGCCGACCGCGACCGGAAGAAAAGTGGCGGCCACCATTGCTGTTGCCGGTTCTGCCACGTCCAGCAAAAAAGGCTGTCGGCGACCCTGCACCCTGCGAGATATCAGGCACGGTGAAGTCATCCGAATGGATGAACTCTTGAGCCTGCAAGTGATCAGCAAGCTGCGGAAGAGTGACCGGGGTACCGGCGACCGTCAGCGAACTGGCCATGGCTCGGAATTCAGGCCGCAGACCACGAAGCACGTACAGTATCTGTTCGTCGGGCGACAGAGGGCGGCCAGCGAGAGCAAGAGCTTCGACCAACATTTGTGCTTGGCCCAAGTACTCAGCCGGTGTGCCGTTACCTTGCTGGAGAGTCTGTAATTGGCCCAGAAGGCTCAAACATCGTGAGCGAGAGGAGGACGCCAGCGCTGCCGTGATGGAGTCCCAAACGGCGCGGGATGTGTCCTTACCTACAGCCAGATACATCACCTCGTTCGTGAGGGAGGAGATGATCATCGACAAGATCACATGATCTTGCTGAATCCACTGTAAGAATTAAAACTGAACTGAAGTATATgaaatataggatctaacctccagccatagttatttgtttgatgattgCCTGATCTGCTTACTGCTGTTGCTTGAGCtttctaattatttttctctcacttgactCAACTCTCTCAGATGGTGTACAAGACTGTATATCAAGCAGTGAGGGGGATTTTGATGGcctttatatagttgcattccatcaatgcactaatcatgaaaattttcctattcttaattatttgcaccactttctgaataagaacaaaacataaattagtgGATCCCTAATTTAGGTGTTAGTGTATCCCTGATTTAAGGTCATAGTGGAGTTTAGTGGACTCATACTTTTgaccttttattatttgttcttacaTCCACGCCAAATACGCCGGAGAAGGAGGAGAAGGTAGGGTGGCGGGTGCGTCGGCTGTGGTCGGAGCAGCGGACGGTGCAGTCACCGGAGGGCACGGGAGACTGCCATCGACGTAACCTAGTAAACCCTGTCCACGAAGGAAAGGGACGATTTGTGTCCGCCAGAATAGGTAATTCCTGGCGTTGAGTTTGATCGTCGGAAAATGATTTGCCGACGATAGGGATGTTGGAGCCGGTGACGGAGGAGAGGCGGTGGTAACCGCACCGGTGGTGGGAGGAGTGGCCATGTATCTGTTTACGGGAAAGAAGGAGGAAAGCCGAGAAAATCCTAACCTATCGCAACTGATACCAAATGAACGATAGTATTACTGATCTGAACAATACAATTGGAAGGTAGAGTCCTATATGGAAAGTAACACATATGTCTCCTGACTAATAGACCCTAACTATTGACTACATATTAACCACTAATACAACATCATAggttataatataaataacaataatatcaCTAATGCGGGAAACCCCAGGGGACATACGTAACAAAACAAATTCGTTGGAAAAGACAGACTGATTCTCCGTTGGTTCTTAATGTCGATGGATCATTTAAAGGAGATTATACACTTGCAGGAGGAGGCGCTATCTTTAGAGACAAAAACGGTAGATGGATTGAAGGTTGCTCTTTCTCATTCCAAGCAAGCAACCCTTTGGAAACTGAACTGAGAGCGTTGGAGTTGGCCCTGCGATGGACGGAATCTAAAGGAATCCCTAACATAGAGGTGCAGACTGATTGCAAAGAGATGGAAAAGGCTCTCAATGGTACCAACGAGAGCAATCATCAGCTGGGAGCCCTGAAGGTTCGTTGCAGAGAGTTAATTCGCAGAAGTGGGTGCACGACGGTTATACATGTCTTCCGTGAACAAAACTTTGTTGCTGATTTTTTGGCTTTGATTGCTGCTAATAGGAGGGAGCcttgtattatttttgtttcctCACCCCCTGGCTGCAATACTCTTGTGTGTAATGATCAAATGGGAGTGGTGAGTGAACGTCTCATGCTGGAGACAGAGTAGGCTGTTTGTTTCTTATCCCTCAGCCTGGGGTTTGCCCCTCCAATTtgtaatttccaaaaaaaaaaaaaaaggaagatttTGAAATCTATAGATCTGGCACCGTACCATGTCATTGATTAGTGGATTTTAATAGGTagattactaaattaaatattattatctactaacattaacattaaaaattaaacattaaatattGCATTATTTGAAATACAATATAGTAAAACAGTTGTTATGAGCATACGTATCACATCTCTACTAAACAATTTGATCATTAGGTAAACATGGTTAAAAGATTATGAGTCTATGTATCCATAATATCTTTAGTAGTTAATTATATAcattattacttatataatatattatatgccaACCATCATTTCGTGTGATGGTATCCTCGTCATACTACTTTGTAAAGAAtgagtatttcaaaaataatataatatattaaatatgttattaaaattgtagataaaaataatatttttattcattatgATAAATAACACAAACATGTGAAATAAATAAGATGTACAAACACTTAATTTATAAGTCTATCTTGCTCACAATCTATCGAAAGGATTCATTGAGTTATCTTTGTCACCAAAAAATTTACCTTGGCCCTGCTCAATTTATAAGTCTATATGGAACTTAACCTTTCCTCAATTGTGACCGGGAAACCACCCTTCATTTTTGAGGTTAGATACATTATGAAGTCTGGTTCGACACCATTCTCAGCCACCACAGGCACCACCCTGAACCGCCTTAAAACACCGGCCACCACCCTCTTCATCTGCAGGAAAGCCATTTCTTTCCCCAGACAAATCCTCGGCCCGGCTTGAAACACCGGATAAGCATACGAGTCCCTTCCCACAAAGCTCCAATTCCCAGAATTACCCGCACCGTCCCTTTCTAGCCACCGTTCTGGGCGGAACTCCGCCCAGTCCTTCCCCCAGATGTCCTCCACCCTCCCCATCGCGTAGGGGTGGTAAGCTACCCTCCACCCCTTCTTCACGATGGTCCCGTCCGGCAAAACGTCATCCTCTTCGGCCGCTTTTGAATCTATGGGGACCGGCGGGTAAAGCCTCATGGTTTCAGAAAGCGCAGCGTGAGTGTAAACCATGTTCTTCACTTCATCATACAGTGCGGATTCCGATTTTGACCTTACCTCTTTTAAGATTTCATTTTCTACTTCGGGGTGCCGGGAAACCACCCAGAAAAACCACGTCAGCGCCGCTGACGTGGTGTCCCGACCCGCCAGTATAAAGCTTATCACGATTTCCATCACGAAATTTTCGTCGGAGTGGCCGGAGCTCAAGAATCTGGACAGTAAGTCAACGGAATCCAGCGTTGACTTCTCCTCCAGCTCCTGCTTCTTCTCTCTGACAATCTTTTTGGCAAATTCTCTAACCTCGTCAACAGCAGCCCGGAGCTTCCTCTCGGATCCAACGTTAAACAAACGTTTCAATTTCCAGATCAGAGGGCTAACAGCATTGAATCTTTGGCTACTGATCATAACAGCCTCTTCAAAAGCAACGGCAAATTTCGCTTCCGGAAGAGACGGTAACAGATACCCCGGATCGTACCCGAAAGCAATCTTGCAGATATTATCAAAAGCGAATCTTTGAAGAATATCCTGGAAATCAAGAACCGTTTTGTTCTTAGCCGCAGAATCAAGAATCGGAATCAAGCGGTCGGAGAGCTCCGTATCAACCACGGTCTCCACGAACTTCCTGAGAGATCTAGTGTTGAACTCGTGGCTGGCGACTTGTCTCTGGAACTTCCAGCTCTCGCCGTCGGTGTTAAAGATCCCGTCGCCGAGAAAATCATCCAAAATGCTCCTCGAGAAATCCCCTTTCCGGTAGATAGGAAAGCGCGTCTTGAGGACGTGCTGAACATTCAAAGGATTCGCAGTGAACACTACGCGGAAACCCAGAGGGCGGTGAAGGGTGAACGTCAGATTGGGAGTGCTCTTAATTACGTCGGTAATCCATTGAAGCCGGCGGTCCTTGTTCTTCAACAGGGAGAAATAAGAACCGATTAGAGGGTACGCTATTGGGATTTTACTGGATTTGGTGAAgttgaagaagaggaagaagacgaAAGGAACAATGCAAAGGAGCAGAGAAGTTGAGATCTCAagattcaacatttttttaataatttcttaactGGAAATTGGGAAGATTGATGGATGAATGAAATGGTTTGGACTGGAAATGCAATAGCCATCCCTTTTATACGCATTTTTGGAAGTTTCTTTAAGGTTTTCACATTTTGCAGGAATTTATTAGTTTAACTCTTTCAATTGCTTTTGTCTTTCTTTTGTTGAATTATTTGTGGTTATGTGTGGTATGACGTCAATGGAAGTTGACATATGGAAAACATTACCCTATTTAGCGTACTTGAATACGAGATTACGCCACATTCATACGTCAAAAATAATTAtgctaggttttttttttgtttattctaTTTTGTCAACGTTTGACTTCGAatgctttttatttataaaaatattttaactattCAATGTAGTCCACCTTTTTAATTCAATAACACAATACGAAAGGTTAGGGGTGAAAAATGCAAAAGAATAATCATTTCTTACAAAAAGTAATTGATTTTCCGTCAGCAATCATCTTTCAATACAATGATGTAGTAAATGATCATACACCAATTACCTTGAACTCGAAAGcgatttattttatattacacaaaaagtcaaaaatatgataaaaatgtgATTGTTACCCTTCTATTGCACCTTCATAAAGCTTTAGGGAGCTTATATATGTTTGGGGAAAACCATTCAATAAAGAAGGCTTATTTATCTCTTTCCTATTTTTGTGGTTTGCATCTGGCTGagttagagcatccttatccaTGTAGTTTTTTCACgatttttgataattttttatgggtgtgattaggaaagaaaaaataaggGCAAATCTAACTTtagaatatattaataataatatatatatatatatatatatatatatatatatataaaaggtattGTCAGGCGCGTGCACTGCAACCCCTCGCTGGGCGCCATTGTTGCACAACACTCCATCCTTTTTCATCTGCAAAATTACTGTACTAAAAATCACATTTTGTAGGAGatcatttttcttctctctctctttcatgtCATATGCTATTGTACTATAAACCTCCAATTAACCATTGTTGTAGATGCTCTTAATCTCCTTGTCCACGTCCGTCTTTGAGACGTGGAGGCATTATAACTATGCCAACTGTGTGTCCTGCGTAGAGAAAGTTGTTTGACCTCATGCTATATATAGCTTCTTGCATGGTCAGTAGAAGACAGAAACAAAGCAACAGAAACACCATTTCGTCTTTCCTTCTACGCAATTCATTTTGCAGTTTTTTTCTTCGTTTTCCATTACTCTCTCGGTCTGGGTCAAACATAAATTCGTGTTTGCCTGTCGAAAACTTGTCAACCCGTCATCCATCAAAAgatattaaacttttaaaagtaatataatgttCATGCAACACGACACAAAGAGCTCTCTTCCTTGTTCTATTCGAAATCCTCTTCGTATTCCACATTTGACATCCATACCCAAAAGTAGACTATATACCCAACAATATAACCAAGGCCACtatattattcaattagatATATTCTTAGGAAAATTAATTGTTGTCGCAATTGGATGTCGAACTCACTTTGAtggttcattttaaaaaaaattacatattttgacTATCTTTAAATGGTTTTAACTTGTTAAATTTTGAAGATTATATGGCAATGCATTGTCAAGATTGAATATTCAATGAATTTATGGAAATTTGGAAAGGAAACAAAACACGTTTTCCTCCTTCCACACTCATTCTCTACAATTTATTTGCTTTGACACCAAATCATCGAAGTGATCAatcaattcaaaacaaaataagtTTACAAATTATCAAACTgattaatcaattcaaaacaagataaatttataaaatttgttttattaacGTATATAACTGTATTTAAAACTTACCgagaatgaaaaattaataaaatatatttcaaaatttacgtCAAAGTACATCCCTAGTAAAAGTAACCTTTATATTTAGATTCAAActtataatatatcataaattGAAGCCAGGCCAGTTGAAGCCAAACAAATTGATTGTGTGCAAGAAATTGAAGCCAATTTCATCATCAATGACGACCATAAAAACATTATCCCCACAATAAGGTGTGAACattaattgtttggttgacTCTTCACACAAAGCCATATCTAAATGCCTAATTTGTATTATTTGGATTATCTTAattaactcttcaaaaaaaGATTATCTTAATTAAGATATGATTACACGTACAAGGAAGCGAGTATGGTATTTGAGCAGACTTATCCTGTATTAGTTGAGTTTAAAATGCTAAACTCATATATCATACGTTAATCTAATCTTGTCCATAAAAGTGAATTTCTTTATTCATATAGGTCCTCACACTTCAACTCGATAGATGAATGAATTGGTAAATCACAGTGACTCAACTACTTGGTTGACGGAATGTTAACGCAATCTAATATAGACTTGATAAAGCTAATTATTAGTTAAGTTATATTTGTATCGATATAGACTTGATAAAGTTAATTATTGTTatgaaaaatatgtatataagtGTACGAAATCGGATCAAGAAAGTTGTATTATTAATTGTCATTCTCCTAGCTAGTACATGTATTTTGCTAGAGTTTATAGGCCAGCGACCTCTCAATGGATTGATCTTGCTATGTGAGTTTTGATCTTCAAAAGTCCTCTCTCCTGAGCGGCCAATTGGCTTTTATAGTTCTACATGTTGGGAATCTTATCTATATGAGAGATGCGTGGCGATTAGCTACAGGACAATCAGATCGATTGTGCCACGCATCAATATTGAAATGATTAAAGTTGACGCGTAGGTTGAAAAGACATTTCACGGGTATCTCGATTGTCCAGGTTGGGAGACACAATTATAAGGTTGGAATATGGTAAAATAGATACTCAGTACGCTTCGTATTTCTCTATTTCGACTAGATAATTATTTCGAAGTATTCATAAAATGTTGTTTCTTTAATAAATCACATCTAtgacaatgatttttttttttcaatagttataccataaattgtaaggtggaccaatcattattgcatggaccatggtccacacagctgtgtggaccaaaaataagaagtacattatttttgtattgaagatacattatttttatac contains these protein-coding regions:
- the LOC116014716 gene encoding cytochrome P450 94A2-like, which codes for MLNLEISTSLLLCIVPFVFFLFFNFTKSSKIPIAYPLIGSYFSLLKNKDRRLQWITDVIKSTPNLTFTLHRPLGFRVVFTANPLNVQHVLKTRFPIYRKGDFSRSILDDFLGDGIFNTDGESWKFQRQVASHEFNTRSLRKFVETVVDTELSDRLIPILDSAAKNKTVLDFQDILQRFAFDNICKIAFGYDPGYLLPSLPEAKFAVAFEEAVMISSQRFNAVSPLIWKLKRLFNVGSERKLRAAVDEVREFAKKIVREKKQELEEKSTLDSVDLLSRFLSSGHSDENFVMEIVISFILAGRDTTSAALTWFFWVVSRHPEVENEILKEVRSKSESALYDEVKNMVYTHAALSETMRLYPPVPIDSKAAEEDDVLPDGTIVKKGWRVAYHPYAMGRVEDIWGKDWAEFRPERWLERDGAGNSGNWSFVGRDSYAYPVFQAGPRICLGKEMAFLQMKRVVAGVLRRFRVVPVVAENGVEPDFIMYLTSKMKGGFPVTIEERLSSI
- the LOC116016136 gene encoding uncharacterized protein LOC116016136 — its product is MRETPGDIRGGAIFRDKNGRWIEGCSFSFQASNPLETELRALELALRWTESKGIPNIEVQTDCKEMEKALNGTNESNHQLGALKVRCRELIRRSGCTTVIHVFREQNFVADFLALIAANRREPCIIFVSSPPGCNTLVCNDQMGVVSERLMLETE
- the LOC116017901 gene encoding aspartate aminotransferase, mitochondrial-like, whose translation is MIFKSSTVVGAQSMSLWWQSVDPTPKDPILGITQAFLVDLSPNKVNVGVGAYRDDNGKPVVLECVREAERRIAGGFNMEYLQIGGSVNMIEESLNMDYKENYDLIKDKHIGAIQSLSRMDACRNFTNFQKHFCPDSQILIHVPTWSNHHSIWRGAHNPTGVDPTEEQWKEISHQLKVKGHFAFFDTAYQGFASGNTKKDARAIQIFIEDGHQVGCSQSYAKNMGLYGQRVGCLSMVRQEFFGVLQYVDSQSTPSTMN